The Dyella caseinilytica genome has a window encoding:
- a CDS encoding DUF2341 domain-containing protein, which translates to MRYFIYVCALCLLLLPRLSGAAEASWWNDDWSYRKPITLDTTSKGANIADSAGRMPLLIRLHPGNFQFDGISKTGDDLRFIGSDGKTPLNYQIESFDPVMGVAQIWLDVQDLPASGQQTIWMYYGNSKAPALSSGPATFDADYTLVYHFDEASGQPPKDATAYGNNAVSGALRTVDGGIAGSAARFDGSTVLTLPTSSSLDIKDGGSFTFSAWIKLDALPTTPTLIYGHRQDGKALLIGIDGGAPFVEVDGGDKPLRTTAGQPLKAGQWTHLAVTASNGQIALYVDGRPYANVAAALPALSGSATVGGDIAGTTGAAVPFASFVGQMDELRLSRVARSATVIAADALSQGAESKLIAYGEDEKKSGFGFGYFGIIVKSVTVDAWVVIGALMIMALISWWVMWQRGSYVSAVSSANERFIRRYRDLGANLLGLSGNDVSPAIRQELAGSSLYRLYETGAKEVWRRRDTHGHMVIASESIEAIRAVMDSTLVRENQALSRSMVMLTIAISGGPFLGLLGTVVGVMITFAAIAAAGDVNINAIAPGISAALLATVAGLFVAIPALFGYNYLLTRNKSVTANMQVFVDEFVTRLAELHRPVDQSSTEAREVRHAGS; encoded by the coding sequence ATGCGGTATTTCATCTATGTATGCGCACTGTGCCTCCTGCTGCTGCCGCGACTAAGCGGAGCGGCCGAGGCCTCGTGGTGGAACGACGACTGGTCGTACCGCAAGCCCATTACGCTGGATACCACCAGCAAGGGTGCCAACATCGCGGACTCGGCGGGACGCATGCCGTTGTTGATCCGCCTGCATCCGGGCAACTTCCAGTTCGACGGCATCAGCAAGACCGGTGACGATCTGCGCTTTATCGGTAGCGACGGCAAGACGCCGCTGAACTATCAGATCGAGAGCTTCGATCCGGTCATGGGCGTCGCGCAGATCTGGCTGGATGTGCAAGACCTGCCAGCAAGCGGCCAGCAAACCATCTGGATGTACTACGGCAACAGCAAGGCACCGGCGCTCAGCAGCGGTCCGGCGACCTTCGACGCCGACTACACCCTGGTCTATCACTTCGATGAAGCCAGTGGCCAGCCGCCGAAAGACGCGACTGCCTACGGCAACAACGCGGTAAGCGGTGCATTGCGCACGGTGGATGGTGGCATTGCAGGCAGCGCGGCGCGTTTCGACGGTTCGACCGTGCTGACACTGCCGACGAGTTCCTCGCTGGATATCAAGGATGGCGGCAGCTTCACCTTCAGCGCCTGGATCAAGCTGGATGCGCTGCCGACCACGCCGACACTGATCTACGGTCATCGTCAGGATGGCAAGGCCTTGCTTATCGGCATCGATGGCGGTGCGCCGTTCGTCGAAGTGGATGGCGGTGACAAGCCGCTGCGCACGACCGCCGGTCAACCGTTGAAGGCCGGGCAGTGGACGCATCTGGCGGTGACTGCATCGAACGGTCAGATCGCGTTGTATGTGGATGGCCGTCCGTACGCCAACGTCGCCGCTGCATTGCCTGCATTGAGCGGGAGCGCCACGGTAGGTGGCGACATCGCCGGAACCACGGGCGCCGCCGTGCCGTTTGCATCGTTCGTCGGCCAGATGGACGAACTGCGTCTGTCACGTGTAGCGCGTTCGGCCACGGTCATCGCTGCTGACGCCTTGTCGCAGGGTGCCGAATCGAAATTGATCGCCTACGGCGAAGACGAGAAGAAATCCGGCTTTGGCTTCGGCTACTTCGGCATCATCGTCAAGTCGGTCACGGTGGATGCGTGGGTGGTCATCGGGGCATTGATGATCATGGCCCTGATCTCCTGGTGGGTGATGTGGCAGCGCGGCAGTTATGTGTCGGCAGTCTCGTCAGCCAATGAACGTTTCATCCGCCGCTATCGCGATCTGGGCGCCAACCTGCTTGGGTTGTCCGGCAACGACGTGTCACCGGCGATCAGGCAGGAACTGGCCGGCTCTTCGCTGTACCGACTCTATGAAACAGGCGCCAAGGAAGTCTGGCGACGTCGCGATACGCACGGTCACATGGTGATTGCCTCTGAATCGATCGAGGCGATTCGCGCCGTGATGGATTCGACCTTGGTGCGCGAGAACCAGGCCCTATCGCGCTCGATGGTGATGCTGACCATCGCGATCTCAGGCGGCCCCTTCCTCGGCCTGCTCGGTACCGTGGTGGGCGTGATGATCACCTTCGCCGCGATTGCAGCGGCGGGCGACGTCAACATCAACGCCATTGCGCCAGGTATCTCCGCCGCATTGCTTGCCACCGTAGCGGGTTTGTTCGTCGCGATTCCCGCACTGTTTGGCTACAACTACCTATTGACTCGCAACAAGTCGGTGACGGCGAACATGCAGGTGTTCGTCGACGAATTCGTCACCCGTCTGGCTGAGCTGCATCGTCCGGTCGATCAATCGTCGACCGAGGCACGCGAGGTGCGCCATGCAGGTTCATGA
- a CDS encoding ExbD/TolR family protein — protein MQVHDEEKPYDDINITPMLDLAYVLLVIFIIMTTAAVQGVKVNLPKASASVSLAKPLTKAITVSDTGQIFLDAFPVTIGELEQRLRQQKALTPDFPVIVKGDSNVQYQKVIDILDLLRRLDLTQVGLVTGKQPT, from the coding sequence ATGCAGGTTCATGACGAAGAAAAGCCCTACGACGACATCAACATCACGCCGATGTTGGACCTGGCGTACGTGCTGCTGGTGATCTTCATCATCATGACCACCGCGGCGGTGCAGGGCGTGAAAGTGAACCTGCCCAAGGCGAGTGCGTCGGTCAGTTTGGCCAAGCCGCTAACCAAGGCCATCACCGTGTCCGACACCGGGCAGATTTTCCTGGATGCGTTTCCGGTGACGATCGGCGAACTGGAGCAGCGCCTGCGCCAGCAGAAAGCGTTGACGCCGGATTTTCCGGTGATCGTCAAAGGCGATTCGAATGTGCAGTACCAGAAAGTCATCGACATTCTGGATCTGCTGAGGCGTCTCGATCTCACGCAAGTCGGTCTGGTGACCGGCAAGCAGCCCACCTGA
- a CDS encoding FecR family protein — protein sequence MRISEHFADQRAALHKEAQHWLLRLTSGAATMQDARAFEHWCGQSRAHVEAFAETRRMWENLGPAAQSWLAHEQIKTASGNVVALPRTQPRMTRRAFLGAAIAATAALAVVHPPLQLWPSLSDMVADYRTGTGEQRDVDLGQGVVIHMNTQTALNLRKAQGRVVGIDLLGGEIQVKATADATGPVPIFAGGGRIDVGVQARCNVRCYGADVQVTGLDGAITLNYSGHSAVLNTAQQADYGSGHIGQVTAADIEMVMAWRRRVLIFDGQSLSQVVEEINRYRPGRIILANDDLAARKVQARFSLNQLADVAALIQDAYGAKVTSLPGGIVILS from the coding sequence ATGCGGATTTCCGAACACTTCGCCGATCAGCGTGCCGCGCTGCACAAAGAAGCGCAGCACTGGCTGCTGCGCCTGACGTCCGGGGCGGCCACGATGCAGGACGCACGCGCCTTCGAACATTGGTGCGGGCAGAGCCGTGCGCACGTGGAAGCCTTTGCCGAAACGCGCCGCATGTGGGAAAACCTGGGTCCTGCCGCGCAATCGTGGCTGGCGCACGAACAGATAAAGACAGCGTCAGGCAACGTAGTGGCGTTGCCGCGTACCCAGCCGCGCATGACCCGACGCGCTTTTCTCGGCGCCGCCATTGCCGCCACCGCTGCACTGGCCGTTGTGCATCCACCGCTGCAACTGTGGCCTTCGCTATCGGACATGGTGGCCGATTACCGCACCGGCACCGGCGAACAGCGCGATGTGGATCTGGGCCAGGGCGTCGTCATCCATATGAACACCCAGACCGCGCTGAATCTGCGCAAGGCGCAGGGCAGGGTGGTGGGCATCGATCTGCTCGGCGGCGAAATCCAGGTCAAAGCCACCGCCGATGCGACGGGGCCAGTGCCAATCTTCGCTGGCGGCGGGCGCATCGATGTCGGTGTGCAAGCCAGGTGTAATGTGCGCTGCTACGGCGCGGATGTGCAGGTCACCGGATTGGATGGCGCTATCACCTTGAACTACAGCGGACACAGTGCTGTGCTGAACACCGCGCAGCAGGCGGATTACGGCAGTGGGCACATCGGCCAGGTGACCGCTGCGGATATCGAGATGGTCATGGCCTGGCGTCGCCGTGTCCTGATTTTCGATGGCCAGTCGTTGTCGCAAGTGGTCGAGGAAATCAACCGCTACCGCCCCGGGCGCATCATTCTTGCCAATGACGACCTCGCCGCACGCAAGGTGCAGGCAAGGTTTTCGCTCAATCAGTTGGCTGATGTCGCGGCGCTGATTCAGGATGCTTACGGCGCGAAGGTCACTTCGTTGCCGGGCGGAATCGTTATTTTGAGCTAG
- a CDS encoding ShlB/FhaC/HecB family hemolysin secretion/activation protein: MRMRNGFGALRRRGGSLRSLMAMTLSLPLYAHAQSQAPAATAAPASAPTSFQINEYLVRGNTLLGNVDIEESVEPFLGPGRSMNDVHAAQNALQKLYQSKGYQSVVVEIPPQHVNDGVILLQVVENRIGRVRVEGAKYHSPQEIRDAVPALAEGSIPNFNQAQQQLTDLNRVQPGRQVVPVLSPGSLPDTMDVALKVDDTDPWHGSVEVDNDHSADTPDLRTIANVSYSNLWQLGHTISASYIVAPQDPHATEVYALSYLAPLNANWSLLGSAYKSNSNANTLGGTTVLGKGNAFSFQATDQLPVLGDYTQMVSFGFSRKHFDQNITLGGQTTYAPLTYYPLSAAYTGQHTTDTSSSSFTLTGNFGLRGAGSSNTAFDNQRYQAHDDYADLHLDINYLHTFADGFAFYTRGSAQAASMPLVSSEQFAAGGMTTVRGYLSAEDTADNGAIASVEMRTPSIHSWVGSWANDWRFHVFVDSARLMLIDPLPDQHGRFTLLSTGVGTQFTVFHYFNGVLEYAYPLRNGVDTKAHDGHLLFSVKAGL; the protein is encoded by the coding sequence ATGAGAATGCGAAATGGATTTGGCGCGCTACGGCGCCGAGGTGGTTCCCTGCGTTCCCTGATGGCGATGACGCTTTCGCTGCCGCTTTATGCGCATGCACAGAGTCAAGCGCCGGCTGCAACGGCAGCACCTGCGTCAGCGCCGACCAGCTTCCAGATCAACGAATACCTGGTGCGCGGCAATACGCTGCTTGGCAATGTGGATATCGAGGAATCGGTCGAGCCGTTCCTTGGTCCCGGTCGCAGCATGAATGATGTGCACGCAGCGCAGAACGCGTTGCAGAAGCTGTATCAGTCCAAGGGTTACCAGTCGGTGGTGGTGGAAATTCCGCCGCAACATGTGAACGACGGCGTGATCCTGTTGCAAGTGGTGGAGAACCGCATCGGCCGCGTGCGCGTAGAGGGGGCGAAGTATCACTCGCCGCAGGAAATTCGCGATGCGGTGCCGGCACTGGCCGAAGGCAGCATTCCCAATTTCAACCAGGCGCAGCAGCAGCTGACCGATTTGAATCGTGTGCAGCCAGGCCGGCAGGTTGTTCCCGTGCTGAGCCCAGGCAGCTTGCCCGACACCATGGACGTCGCACTCAAGGTCGATGACACCGATCCCTGGCACGGCAGTGTCGAAGTGGATAACGATCACAGCGCGGACACGCCTGATCTACGCACGATCGCCAACGTCAGCTACAGCAATCTCTGGCAGCTAGGTCACACGATTTCCGCCTCGTACATCGTGGCACCGCAAGATCCGCACGCGACCGAAGTGTATGCGCTGTCTTATTTGGCGCCGTTGAATGCGAATTGGAGCCTGCTCGGTTCGGCCTACAAATCCAACAGCAACGCCAACACGTTGGGCGGCACGACGGTGCTCGGCAAGGGCAACGCTTTCAGCTTCCAGGCTACCGACCAATTGCCGGTGCTTGGCGACTACACGCAGATGGTGTCGTTCGGCTTCAGCCGAAAGCACTTCGACCAGAACATCACCCTGGGCGGACAGACCACCTATGCGCCGCTGACGTATTACCCGCTGAGCGCTGCGTATACGGGCCAGCACACGACCGATACATCCAGTTCCAGCTTCACGCTGACCGGCAATTTTGGTTTGCGCGGCGCGGGCAGCAGCAACACCGCCTTCGACAACCAGCGTTACCAAGCGCACGACGACTACGCCGATCTGCATCTGGACATCAACTACCTGCACACGTTCGCCGACGGCTTTGCCTTCTACACTCGCGGCAGTGCGCAGGCGGCCAGCATGCCGCTGGTCTCCAGTGAACAGTTCGCTGCGGGCGGCATGACCACTGTGCGCGGTTATCTGTCGGCCGAAGACACCGCCGACAACGGTGCCATCGCGTCGGTCGAGATGCGCACGCCATCGATTCATTCGTGGGTGGGATCGTGGGCAAATGACTGGCGCTTCCATGTGTTTGTCGATAGCGCGCGATTGATGTTGATCGATCCGCTGCCGGACCAGCATGGCCGCTTCACCTTGCTGAGTACCGGCGTCGGCACGCAGTTCACAGTGTTCCATTACTTCAATGGTGTTCTCGAATACGCCTACCCACTGCGTAACGGCGTGGATACGAAGGCGCATGACGGACACCTGCTTTTCAGCGTCAAGGCCGGTCTCTGA
- a CDS encoding energy transducer TonB family protein, giving the protein MFEPGYTDETRWRRWRGRIIAVLVVLAAAWLIWMLAGHEVGVRRSAPRIATITPLPPPPPPPKEKPPEPKKEEVVKEDIPKPAEPVKPVESPKQAPDLAKQITINGPAQAGNDSFNIGAGEGGGMVGSGGGGGGGSYEQYLSFALQEAIQHDDRTRRLVFNVRVNLWLSAVGEVTRAELVNSSGSQSTDQALIEVLRTVRVDTPPPPRLGMPVRVAMRGYRPG; this is encoded by the coding sequence ATGTTCGAGCCCGGTTACACAGACGAGACCCGATGGCGGCGATGGCGCGGACGCATCATCGCCGTGTTGGTGGTGCTCGCGGCTGCATGGCTGATCTGGATGCTGGCAGGGCACGAAGTGGGCGTACGCCGCTCAGCGCCGCGCATTGCCACCATCACGCCGTTGCCGCCGCCACCTCCGCCGCCGAAAGAAAAGCCGCCGGAGCCGAAGAAGGAAGAGGTCGTCAAAGAAGACATTCCCAAACCGGCCGAACCGGTGAAGCCGGTCGAGTCACCGAAACAGGCGCCGGATCTTGCCAAGCAGATCACCATCAATGGTCCTGCACAAGCCGGCAACGACTCGTTCAACATCGGCGCCGGCGAAGGTGGCGGCATGGTGGGCAGCGGTGGTGGCGGCGGTGGTGGATCGTACGAGCAGTATCTGAGCTTCGCGCTGCAGGAAGCCATCCAGCATGACGACCGCACGCGTCGCCTGGTCTTCAATGTGCGCGTGAATCTGTGGCTGTCGGCGGTCGGCGAAGTGACGCGCGCGGAGCTGGTCAATTCCAGCGGTTCGCAAAGCACGGACCAAGCCTTGATTGAAGTGTTGCGCACCGTACGCGTCGACACGCCACCACCCCCGAGATTAGGCATGCCGGTTCGCGTCGCCATGCGCGGTTATCGACCCGGCTGA
- a CDS encoding STN domain-containing protein — translation MLKRLIYGLMKRLPMLSNDRAAGYVIRCHIVGIVSTLALGGYSACGAFDIKGLKCFTLQRFIGLVLGSALTVLSPVAAGDAAYQAVPAANEPAGQFEVGNTIAFDIPPQPLLTALRAYSELTGQAVLVDNVLATGRQSPGVRGEFDRIEALTRLLAGTGLVASYSSDEAFTLKLAESGETGVIAAQEKPEAMQVGGIDAVTERYAGKIQHPIETALCQSDRTRPGTYRLAMQIWVAPSGKVERTQLLTSMRNTQRENEVRNALDSLTLDPPPVDMPQPITLLLLPGRPGSACAGALPPQG, via the coding sequence ATGCTCAAGCGCTTGATCTACGGGCTTATGAAGCGCCTGCCTATGCTTTCCAACGACCGGGCTGCCGGCTATGTCATTCGTTGTCATATTGTCGGCATAGTCTCTACGCTGGCCCTAGGAGGTTATTCAGCGTGCGGTGCTTTCGACATAAAGGGGCTTAAGTGCTTCACGTTGCAGCGGTTCATCGGTCTGGTCCTGGGTTCGGCGCTTACCGTCCTGTCGCCCGTGGCGGCAGGCGATGCGGCGTATCAGGCGGTTCCTGCCGCCAATGAACCGGCCGGACAATTCGAAGTGGGTAATACCATTGCGTTCGACATACCCCCGCAGCCGCTGTTGACGGCGTTGCGCGCGTATAGCGAGCTGACAGGGCAGGCAGTATTGGTCGACAACGTGTTGGCGACGGGACGGCAATCTCCCGGCGTCCGCGGCGAGTTCGACCGGATCGAGGCATTGACGCGATTGCTGGCAGGGACCGGGCTCGTCGCAAGTTATTCGAGCGATGAAGCCTTTACGTTGAAGCTCGCCGAGTCTGGCGAAACCGGTGTTATCGCTGCGCAAGAAAAACCGGAAGCGATGCAGGTTGGGGGAATCGACGCTGTGACTGAACGCTACGCAGGAAAGATTCAACACCCTATTGAGACGGCGTTGTGCCAGTCCGACCGCACGCGGCCAGGCACCTATCGCCTGGCCATGCAGATCTGGGTCGCCCCATCCGGAAAAGTGGAACGCACCCAGCTGCTCACGTCCATGCGCAACACACAGCGCGAGAATGAGGTGCGCAACGCCTTGGATAGCCTCACCCTGGATCCGCCTCCGGTGGACATGCCGCAACCCATCACGTTGCTGCTGCTGCCGGGCCGACCGGGTTCCGCCTGTGCCGGCGCGTTGCCGCCGCAAGGCTGA
- a CDS encoding heme ABC transporter ATP-binding protein: protein MNTPLDWRSPSANSGVLAARDIHLTRQGRAVLQGINLQAHPGRVLALIGPNGAGKSSLLGALAGWMAPSLGEVSLDGKPLSAWPTMSLARRRAMLSQNVQLGFAFLVEEVVMLGRTPGGRHATHAQDAVIVEQALRLAQVAHLRGRNYLELSGGEQQRVQLARVLAQVWEQQDGPAWLLLDEPEAGLDIAHQHDMLKQMRALSRRGYGVIVVLHDLNLAARYADEIALLTQGRLVRLGTPDYALDAQALSKVYGLVLDRVPVNQGQWIVMPR from the coding sequence ATGAATACACCGCTGGATTGGCGTTCGCCGTCTGCCAACAGTGGCGTGCTGGCGGCGCGCGATATTCACCTCACACGCCAGGGACGCGCCGTCTTGCAAGGCATAAACCTGCAGGCGCATCCGGGACGCGTGCTGGCCCTGATTGGTCCAAATGGTGCGGGCAAAAGCAGCTTGCTGGGAGCGCTGGCTGGATGGATGGCGCCTTCGCTCGGCGAGGTGTCGCTGGATGGCAAACCATTGTCCGCATGGCCAACCATGTCACTGGCGCGGCGTCGCGCCATGCTGTCGCAAAACGTTCAGCTTGGCTTTGCCTTTCTGGTGGAAGAAGTCGTCATGCTGGGCCGCACGCCCGGCGGCAGGCATGCAACGCACGCGCAGGATGCCGTCATCGTCGAGCAAGCCTTGCGGCTGGCGCAGGTGGCGCATTTGCGTGGCCGCAATTATCTGGAGCTTTCCGGCGGCGAACAGCAACGTGTGCAACTGGCGAGAGTGCTGGCGCAAGTCTGGGAACAGCAGGATGGGCCGGCGTGGTTGTTGCTCGACGAGCCCGAAGCCGGTCTTGATATCGCCCATCAGCACGACATGCTCAAGCAGATGCGCGCCTTGTCGCGCCGAGGCTACGGCGTGATCGTCGTGTTGCACGATCTGAACCTGGCCGCACGCTATGCCGATGAGATTGCGCTGCTGACCCAGGGGCGACTGGTACGTCTGGGTACGCCGGATTACGCGCTGGATGCGCAAGCGTTGTCGAAAGTGTATGGACTGGTGCTGGATCGCGTGCCCGTCAATCAGGGCCAATGGATAGTGATGCCACGGTAA
- a CDS encoding putative porin, producing the protein MAVALMLGGNAFAQDAAPSPNATINLIHLMVKKGLITQSEADGLLSQANAEAAQAQAAAAQPAAVPTIADGAKPGDVRVTYVPQSVRNEIRDQVKQEVIAQAKNEHWAEPNALPDWLDRITWYGDVHVRDESWLYSRKNADDFINYAQLNQTGPYDINSITSGQLPPILNSTENRPNMLRLQAHIGMHVKLGDTITTGVALASGDDDNPVSTTQTLGGGLEKKDIWLNEAWIRWQPNSNFSLTAGRMPDPFMVTDLIFAPELNFDGVAAHGDLPFSDNLKAFATLSEVPIQYTSNNAPTDSYSTAKYSAGDNWLSAAQFGLQWRFANDATWKVALAYYFFDHMQGQLSAPCYLATTGQNYCSTDDTAPDYMQWGNTVFLLRDIIPSTSSPDNYAQPQFVGLSYNYHVADLTNKIDFKIGETPMEIQAEYERNMAYSTRDAFDRYPDGLGVPVNNYQGSTSTTGEATTGPYKSGPVGWLLRGIIGNPHPMAANEWNIALGYKYLQPDATLDGLTDQNFHLGGTNAKGFIFSADYGIADRTWVSARYYGAKQVYGPPFTLDIVQFEISTKF; encoded by the coding sequence ATGGCCGTTGCCTTAATGCTGGGCGGCAACGCGTTCGCGCAGGATGCTGCGCCCTCGCCGAACGCCACCATCAACCTGATCCACTTGATGGTGAAGAAAGGTTTGATCACGCAGTCCGAGGCTGATGGTCTGCTTTCGCAGGCCAACGCCGAAGCCGCGCAGGCACAAGCCGCCGCCGCGCAGCCCGCTGCTGTGCCCACTATTGCCGATGGTGCGAAACCGGGCGATGTGCGCGTCACCTATGTACCGCAAAGTGTGCGCAATGAAATTCGCGATCAGGTAAAGCAGGAAGTGATCGCACAAGCCAAGAACGAACATTGGGCCGAACCCAATGCGTTGCCCGATTGGCTTGACCGCATCACTTGGTACGGCGATGTGCATGTGCGCGATGAGTCGTGGCTCTACAGCCGTAAAAATGCCGACGACTTCATTAACTACGCCCAGCTCAACCAAACCGGTCCGTATGACATCAATAGCATCACGTCGGGCCAGCTCCCTCCGATTCTCAATTCGACAGAGAACCGCCCGAACATGCTGCGCCTGCAGGCGCATATCGGTATGCATGTGAAGCTCGGCGACACCATCACGACGGGTGTGGCCCTCGCTTCTGGCGATGACGACAACCCGGTGTCGACCACGCAGACGCTCGGTGGTGGTTTGGAAAAGAAAGACATCTGGTTGAATGAGGCGTGGATCCGCTGGCAGCCGAATTCGAATTTTTCGCTCACGGCCGGCCGCATGCCTGATCCGTTTATGGTCACCGACCTGATCTTTGCGCCTGAGCTGAATTTCGACGGTGTCGCCGCCCATGGTGATCTGCCGTTCTCCGACAACTTGAAGGCTTTCGCGACCTTGAGCGAGGTTCCGATCCAGTACACCAGTAACAACGCCCCCACCGATTCTTACAGCACCGCCAAATATTCCGCCGGCGACAACTGGCTGAGTGCTGCGCAATTCGGCCTTCAGTGGCGGTTCGCCAACGACGCGACCTGGAAGGTTGCGCTGGCCTACTACTTCTTCGACCACATGCAGGGGCAGCTTTCCGCGCCGTGCTACCTCGCCACCACCGGCCAAAATTACTGCAGCACCGACGATACCGCGCCTGACTATATGCAATGGGGCAATACGGTGTTCCTGCTGCGCGACATCATTCCCAGTACGTCGTCGCCGGACAACTATGCGCAGCCGCAGTTCGTGGGCCTGTCGTACAACTATCACGTCGCGGATCTGACCAATAAGATCGATTTCAAGATTGGCGAGACGCCGATGGAGATCCAGGCCGAATACGAACGCAACATGGCCTACAGCACGCGCGACGCATTCGACCGTTATCCGGATGGCCTGGGTGTTCCGGTGAACAACTATCAGGGCAGCACCAGCACCACTGGCGAAGCTACCACCGGCCCCTACAAGAGCGGCCCGGTCGGCTGGCTGCTGCGCGGCATCATCGGCAATCCGCATCCGATGGCCGCCAACGAATGGAATATCGCACTCGGTTACAAGTACCTGCAGCCTGACGCGACGCTCGATGGCCTCACCGATCAGAACTTCCATCTCGGCGGCACCAATGCCAAGGGCTTCATCTTCAGCGCCGACTACGGCATTGCGGATCGTACCTGGGTGTCGGCGCGCTACTACGGCGCCAAGCAGGTCTACGGACCGCCGTTCACCCTCGACATCGTCCAGTTCGAGATCAGCACCAAGTTCTGA
- a CDS encoding OmpH family outer membrane protein, with protein MRIDRTLMAVAAVALAGASSTAVHAQASTSSMPLNGPAVSGVCYLSREAIFANAKVGQAATARLKQLAEQAQSQIDAERKPLDADVQAYRAKAASLSADQRQSQEQALGQRMQQVQADQQTKGRQLEATRAKALDQIAQYAQPVIVSVYNSKNCGVLFDRNAVLGGNMTNDLTPAVVQSLDAKITTISFNLEPAPAANTGSTP; from the coding sequence ATGCGTATCGATCGAACTCTCATGGCTGTGGCAGCCGTTGCCCTGGCGGGCGCGTCCAGCACCGCCGTCCACGCCCAGGCCAGCACCAGCAGCATGCCTTTGAACGGCCCTGCCGTATCCGGCGTCTGCTACCTGTCGCGTGAAGCGATCTTCGCCAATGCCAAGGTTGGCCAGGCCGCTACCGCGCGTCTCAAGCAGCTCGCCGAGCAGGCGCAGAGTCAGATCGATGCCGAGCGCAAGCCGCTTGATGCCGACGTGCAAGCTTATCGCGCCAAGGCCGCTTCGCTCTCTGCCGATCAGCGTCAGTCGCAGGAACAAGCGCTCGGCCAGCGCATGCAGCAGGTGCAGGCCGACCAGCAGACCAAGGGTCGTCAGCTGGAAGCTACGCGCGCGAAGGCGTTGGACCAGATTGCGCAGTACGCGCAGCCGGTGATCGTCAGCGTGTACAACAGCAAGAACTGCGGTGTGTTGTTTGATCGCAACGCAGTGCTGGGCGGCAACATGACCAACGACCTGACACCGGCCGTGGTGCAGAGCCTGGATGCGAAGATCACCACCATCTCGTTCAACCTGGAACCGGCACCTGCCGCCAATACCGGCAGCACGCCATAA
- a CDS encoding RNA polymerase sigma factor: MERRQELRRRLKHRLGSDEAANDALQETYLRIKRMSDHSEVSSNPAGYLFRMAINVAADQRQADGRYLTGTEVEELLNVGADTLDPARIVHARFEVEALGHALQELTPRQRAILIAARVDDVSQEDLAHRFRISVRMVGKELKRALEHCGKRLDRKVIQRFGPGAGKES, from the coding sequence ATGGAGCGCCGCCAGGAATTGCGGCGCCGGTTGAAGCATCGGTTGGGTTCGGACGAGGCGGCCAACGACGCCTTGCAGGAGACCTATCTGCGCATCAAGCGCATGAGCGATCACTCGGAAGTCTCCAGCAATCCCGCCGGTTATCTGTTCCGCATGGCGATCAACGTGGCCGCCGACCAGCGCCAAGCGGACGGACGTTACCTCACCGGCACCGAAGTCGAAGAGCTCTTGAACGTCGGCGCCGATACGCTGGATCCGGCCCGGATCGTGCACGCCCGGTTCGAAGTGGAAGCGTTGGGGCACGCCTTGCAGGAGCTCACGCCCAGGCAGCGTGCCATCCTGATCGCCGCCCGTGTCGACGATGTATCGCAAGAGGACCTCGCCCATCGCTTTCGCATCTCGGTGCGGATGGTAGGCAAAGAATTGAAGCGGGCGCTTGAGCATTGCGGCAAGCGCCTTGACCGAAAAGTGATCCAGCGGTTCGGTCCTGGTGCAGGAAAAGAGTCTTAG